Proteins co-encoded in one Xiphophorus couchianus chromosome 16, X_couchianus-1.0, whole genome shotgun sequence genomic window:
- the LOC114159372 gene encoding uncharacterized protein LOC114159372 gives MKRMLWLPFLLMHLAETGHAQKSERCLFQQQQLMWKNIGEKAVLNCSINPHCSAGDLEFEWFLVKKDSHKRLMQTHRYNIHENLLNIDSVNGNDTGLYLCAAKEAECCQPFVANGTLLVVGGRPKVMRWRILVWVLFTLLAIYSLALVTLIIVRKHDYNLTISKKSSKTETPNSVRKKTQFRDVLQELHSKSMVNKRKQNTRGNGCQVGAVSGNGNISTDDIYQNV, from the exons ATGAAGCGAATGCTTTGGCTGCCTTTCCTGCTTATGCACCTGGCCGAGACGG GACACGCACAAAAATCAGAGAGATGCTTGTTTCAGCAGCAACAGttgatgtggaaaaatataGGTGAAAAAGCTGTtctaaattgcagcattaatcCACACTGTTCAGCTGGAGACCTGGAGTTTGAATGGTTTCTCGTTAAAAAGGATTCCCATAAGCGTCTTATGCAGACCCATAGGTATAACATACatgaaaatcttttaaacatCGATTCTGTTAATGGCAATGACACTGGGCTTTACCTCTGTGCTGCAAAAGAGGCAGAATGCTGCCAACCCTTTGTAGCAAATGGGACACTTCTTGTAGTGGGAG GAAGACCTAAGGTAATGCGGTGGAGGATTCTTGTGTGGGTGTTATTTACCCTCTTAGCCATCTACAGCTTGGCTTTGGTTACGCTCATCATAGTAAGGAAG catGACTATAACTTGACCATCAGCAAAAAGAGCTCTAAAACCGAAACG cCGAATAGCGTAAGGAAGAAAACACAGTTCAGAGATGTACTGCAAGAACTCCACAGCAAGTCGATGGtgaacaaaaggaaacaaaacacaagaggAAATGGTTGTCAAGTTGGG GCAGTAAGTGGGAACGGCAACATCTCTACCGACGACATCTACCAAAATGTCTAA